The following proteins are co-located in the Solidesulfovibrio sp. genome:
- a CDS encoding autotransporter outer membrane beta-barrel domain-containing protein — translation MPPSAALRVSVSVLLCLLSLPCLARADYTSQYDQAVAEAQANAANPGPWIVTGLKVVAGPGSGDGNTYVDGKLVAATFTKDAYYQSAYPGLAMTVYGSPATSATWVTIGGELKSYWARLGVTAADVHLETSRAVGMAATNSNNAIVEMLVSPDSNTIQRPTRDPSIAAQPTSLGTFAPGVQPAGMSDAAYADFTAYYANWMAEAYGASNFPWTQLGYTYRWGYGESLADIRGLSEFIVLGGRPYTLYAVYSLASYLYTAGNGSGDFHVTGDLDTLWAGRLFQPRGDTVVIDAGATVSGGQGLLISSPGYTVTNNGAITGATATKYGLGGTEDVAVLFLGRQPVAGSLAAPLASQGNTLRNTGIIQSPGTAVRADAGDTAIVNTGAITGGAYAVRTADGNDSLTVRGGALSGAVDLGGGSDAMTVDGGSNLAFALSPLATSAPIANVERLSLAGDTTLSLTFDATGYVPAGQRYAIASAASLAAPETGLAVSSNLPMVRFVSGADGRDLTVTALRDTGWYGRLSANRSLGSALDSLTLAVTPGMEGLIGRLDQYADPVAATAQLSPGPQTRAMVLAVDGASAFTSAFATRLGGLRGGQEGAGLAPAGFAAVPAGAADLVAAADAAGAGRAPGLSPAPWQAALPAAPAAPAGRGGEGPLEAFAAFYGGRGQGAASGGAPGYGSDLTGVMGGAGGRPAPWLRLGLTGGYAWSRADFYGGKGKSDDHVWRLGPYLSLDAFPWTLDALVTYGAHQAYAERPLPFWGATASGNTTMRELLGYLRAGRVQEFGGGFAVEPFVEGQYLLLARDAAGESGAGAANLLYPAATDVSLTSVLGLRLEKTFELGRLRLRPEAWGGWRHEFGAAAPAVRAAFEGAPGRAFSTDGGQADRDQGRFGAALHLVGRGGQALSARFDATAGAARSDLSLSLGARLTF, via the coding sequence ATGCCTCCATCGGCCGCGTTGCGTGTTTCCGTGTCGGTGCTGCTGTGCCTGCTGTCCCTCCCTTGCCTCGCCCGGGCCGATTACACCAGCCAGTACGACCAGGCCGTGGCCGAAGCGCAGGCCAATGCCGCCAATCCCGGCCCCTGGATCGTCACCGGCCTCAAGGTCGTCGCCGGCCCCGGCAGCGGCGACGGCAACACCTACGTGGACGGCAAGCTCGTGGCCGCCACCTTCACCAAGGATGCCTACTACCAAAGCGCCTACCCGGGCCTGGCCATGACGGTCTACGGTTCGCCCGCCACCAGCGCCACCTGGGTGACCATCGGCGGCGAGCTCAAGTCCTACTGGGCGCGGCTGGGCGTCACGGCGGCCGACGTCCATCTGGAGACCTCCCGGGCCGTCGGCATGGCGGCGACCAATTCCAACAACGCCATCGTGGAGATGCTCGTCTCCCCGGACAGCAATACCATCCAGCGGCCCACGCGCGACCCGTCCATCGCCGCCCAGCCGACCTCCCTGGGCACCTTCGCCCCCGGCGTCCAGCCCGCCGGCATGTCCGACGCGGCCTACGCCGACTTCACCGCCTATTACGCCAACTGGATGGCCGAGGCCTACGGCGCCTCCAACTTCCCCTGGACCCAGCTCGGCTACACCTACCGCTGGGGCTACGGCGAGAGCCTGGCCGACATCCGGGGGCTGTCGGAATTCATCGTTCTCGGCGGGCGGCCCTACACGCTCTATGCCGTCTATTCCCTGGCCTCCTACCTCTACACCGCCGGCAACGGCTCCGGGGACTTCCACGTCACCGGCGACCTGGACACGCTGTGGGCCGGCCGGCTGTTCCAGCCGCGCGGCGACACGGTCGTCATCGACGCCGGGGCGACCGTGTCCGGCGGCCAGGGGCTGCTCATCTCCTCCCCGGGCTATACCGTCACCAACAACGGGGCCATCACGGGCGCCACGGCCACGAAATACGGCCTGGGCGGCACCGAGGACGTGGCCGTGCTGTTTCTCGGCCGCCAGCCCGTGGCCGGGTCCCTGGCCGCGCCGCTGGCCAGCCAGGGCAACACGCTTCGCAACACCGGCATCATCCAGAGCCCGGGCACGGCCGTGCGGGCCGATGCCGGGGATACGGCCATCGTCAACACCGGGGCCATCACCGGCGGCGCCTACGCCGTGCGCACGGCGGACGGCAACGACAGCCTGACCGTGCGCGGCGGGGCGCTGTCCGGCGCGGTGGACCTCGGCGGCGGCAGCGACGCCATGACCGTGGACGGCGGCTCGAACCTGGCCTTTGCCTTGTCCCCGCTCGCAACGTCGGCCCCCATCGCCAACGTGGAGCGGCTTTCCCTGGCCGGGGACACGACCCTGTCCCTGACCTTCGACGCCACCGGCTACGTCCCGGCCGGCCAACGCTACGCCATTGCCAGCGCCGCGAGCCTGGCCGCCCCGGAAACGGGGCTGGCCGTGTCGAGCAACCTGCCCATGGTGCGCTTCGTCTCCGGGGCCGACGGCCGGGACCTGACGGTCACGGCCCTGCGGGACACGGGCTGGTACGGGCGGCTTTCGGCCAACCGATCCCTGGGCTCGGCCCTGGACAGCCTGACGCTCGCGGTCACGCCGGGCATGGAAGGGCTCATCGGCCGCCTGGACCAGTATGCCGATCCGGTGGCGGCCACGGCGCAGCTTTCCCCCGGGCCGCAGACCCGGGCCATGGTCCTGGCCGTGGACGGGGCCTCGGCCTTCACCAGCGCCTTTGCCACCCGCCTGGGCGGGCTTCGCGGCGGACAGGAGGGCGCGGGCCTGGCGCCGGCGGGCTTTGCCGCCGTGCCGGCCGGGGCGGCCGATCTGGTCGCGGCGGCGGACGCGGCGGGGGCTGGCCGCGCCCCGGGGCTTTCCCCCGCGCCCTGGCAGGCGGCCCTGCCCGCCGCCCCGGCAGCCCCGGCCGGCCGGGGCGGCGAAGGTCCCCTGGAGGCCTTCGCCGCCTTCTACGGCGGCCGGGGCCAGGGCGCGGCCAGCGGCGGCGCGCCGGGCTACGGCAGCGACCTGACCGGGGTCATGGGCGGGGCCGGCGGGCGGCCGGCCCCGTGGCTGCGCCTGGGGCTCACGGGCGGCTATGCCTGGTCCCGGGCCGATTTTTACGGCGGCAAGGGCAAAAGCGACGACCATGTCTGGCGGTTGGGGCCGTACCTGTCCCTGGACGCGTTTCCCTGGACCCTGGACGCGCTGGTCACGTACGGCGCGCACCAGGCCTACGCCGAGCGGCCCCTCCCGTTTTGGGGGGCCACGGCGTCGGGCAATACGACCATGCGCGAACTGCTCGGCTATCTGCGGGCCGGCCGCGTCCAGGAGTTCGGCGGGGGATTTGCGGTGGAGCCCTTTGTCGAGGGCCAGTATCTGCTGCTCGCGCGCGACGCGGCCGGGGAATCCGGGGCCGGGGCGGCCAACCTGCTGTATCCGGCGGCAACCGACGTATCACTGACCTCGGTGCTCGGTCTGCGCCTGGAGAAGACCTTCGAGCTGGGGCGGCTTCGCCTGCGGCCCGAGGCCTGGGGCGGCTGGCGCCACGAGTTCGGGGCGGCGGCCCCGGCCGTGCGCGCCGCCTTCGAGGGGGCGCCGGGGCGCGCGTTTTCCACGGACGGCGGCCAGGCCGACCGCGATCAGGGGCGATTCGGCGCGGCCCTGCACCTTGTCGGGCGCGGCGGCCAGGCGCTGTCCGCCCGCTTCGACGCCACGGCCGGGGCGGCGCGCTCGGACCTGTCCCTGTCCCTGGGGGCGCGCCTGACCTTCTAG